The Mesorhizobium sp. INR15 region GAGCAGGCCGAATTCGGCGGCAGCCTGCGTTTCGAGACGGGCGCGAAGATCGACGGCCAGGGTGGTTTTGCCTGGGCGCTGGCGGCCATCGCCAAGCTGCGTGCGATGCACAATGTCCGCGTGCTCTCGCGCACGACCGCTTTCGGTTACTACGCGCAGAATTTCGTCGGATTGGTCGAACGGGTCAGCGACCATCTGGCGACACCTGGCCATGATCTGCCGCGTGAGCGGCTGTGGCAGGTTCGCGCCAAGCGCGTCGTGCTGGCCTCCGGCGCCATCGAGCGGCACATGGTGTTTGCCGACAATGACCGGCCGGGCATCATGCTGGCCGGCGCGGCGCGCACCTATCTCAATCACTATGGCGTGGCGGTGGGCAGGAATGTCGGCGTCTACACCGCCAATGATTCCGCCTATGCCGCGGCAATCGATCTGAAGAAGGCCGGCGTCAACGTGGCCGCGATCGTCGACCTGCGCGACAATCCGACCGGGCCGGTGATCGACGAGGCGAGGGCGCTCGGCATCGAGGTCAATTTCGGCCGCGCTGTGATCCGCGCCGGCGGCAAGTTGCGTGTGTCGTCGATGACCGTGCAGCCGAAGAATGGCGGCGGCGAGCGCACCATTCCGGTCGATGCGATCCTGATGTCGGCCGGCTGGACGCCGTCCGTGCATCTGTTCTCGCAGTCACGCGGCAAGGTTGCCTTCAACGACGAAACCAAGCGCTTCGTGCCGGGCACCTATGCGCAGGATTGTATCTCGGTTGGTGCCTGCAACGGCACGGACGGCCTGTCGGCATCGGTCGACGAAGCCTATGCGGCGGGCGCCAAAGCGGCCAAGGAAGCCGGCGCCAAGGATTCTAGCGTTAAGGCGGGCAAGGGCACCAAGCCGAAGGTAGACGCCTCGGAAAGCTGGTCGCGCGGCATGCTTGGCGCGGCACCCGGCGCCGGACCGGACAAGACCGTCAAGGCCTTTGTCGATTTCCAGAACGACGTCACCGCCAAGGACATCCGCCAGGCGGTGCATGAAGGCATGCGCTCGATCGAGCACGTCAAGCGCTTCACCACCAACGGCATGGCGACCGACCAGGGCAAGACCTCCAACATGCACGGTCTGGCGATTGCCGCCGAGACGCTCGGCAAGCCGATCCCGGAAGTTGGCCTCACCACGTTCCGCGCGCCCTACACGCCGGTGACGTTCGGCGCGATCGTCAGCCATGCACGCGGGCCGCTGTTCGACCCGACGCGCAGAACCGCGATCCATCCCTGGGCCGAGGCACAAGGTGCCGTGTTCGAGGATGTCGGGCAGTGGAAGCGCGCATGGTATTTCCCCAAGGCGGGCGAAGACATGCATGCGGCGGTCGACCGCGAATGCGTCGCCGTCCGCAACAAGGCCGGCCTGTTCGACGCCTCGACGCTGGGCAAGATCGAAGTGGTCGGGCCGGATGCGGCCAAATTCATGGAACTGCTCTACACCAATCCGTGGGAGAAGCTGGAGCCCGGCCGCTGCCGCTATGGCATTATGCTGCGCGAGGACGGTTTCATCTATGATGACGGCGTCGTCGGCAGGCTGGCGCCGGACCGTTTCCATGTGACCACGACGACCGGCGGCGCGCCGCGCGTCATGAACCACATGGAAGACTATCTCCAGACCGAGTTCCCGCATCTCAACGTCTGGCTGACCTCGATCACCGAGCAATGGGCTGTTATCGCGGTGCAAGGCCCGAAGTCGCGCGACATCATCGCGCCGCTGGTCGAAGGCATCGATATGTCGGACGCGGCGCTGCCGCATATGTCGGTGCGCGAAGGCAAGATCTGCGGCGTGCCGACAAGGCTCTTCCGCATGTCGTTCACCGGCGAGCGCGGCTTCGAGGTCAATGTTCCGGCCGATTACGGCCAGGCCGTATGGGAGGCGCTGTGGGCCGAGGGCCAGAAGCACGGCGCCACCGCCTACGGCACCGAGGCGATGCACGTGCTGCGCGCCGAGAAGGGCTACATCATCGTCGGCCAGGACACTGACGGCACCGTAACGCCGAACGATGCCGGCCTCGACTGGGCGGTCGGCAAGAAGAAGACGGACTTCGTCGGCATCAGGGGCATGATGAGACCGGACCTTGTCGCCAAGGGCCGCAAGCAGTTGGTCGGCCTGAAGACCAAGGACCCGAAGGTGGTCCTGGAAGAGGGCGCGCAGATCGTCGAGGATCCGAAACAGGCGATCCCGATGAGGATGATCGGCCACGTCACATCAAGCTACTGGTCGGAAAATTGCGGCCGTTCGATCGCGCTGGCGCTGGTTGCCGGCGGCCGCGACCGCATGGGCGACACGCTCTATGTGCCGATGCCGAACGGGGTGATCGAAGTGGAGGTTACCGGAATGGTGTTCCTGGACGAGACGGGAGGACGCCTCAATGGCTAAGGCTGCTGCAAAAACCACCGCGCCACAGGCAACGCCGTC contains the following coding sequences:
- a CDS encoding sarcosine oxidase subunit alpha; amino-acid sequence: MSGAFRIPGAGRLKQAKSARFSFDGQSYAGIEGDTLASALIANGVHLVGRSFKYHRPRGILSAGAEEPNALVRIERDAARQTPNVRATVQELYDGLTAQSQNRWPSLSFDVGAVNDIASPFFSAGFYYKTFMWPKAAWKNLYEPKIRAAAGLGVSPDKPDPDHYSSRYAHCEVLVLGGGAAGIAAALAAAETGVRVILADEQAEFGGSLRFETGAKIDGQGGFAWALAAIAKLRAMHNVRVLSRTTAFGYYAQNFVGLVERVSDHLATPGHDLPRERLWQVRAKRVVLASGAIERHMVFADNDRPGIMLAGAARTYLNHYGVAVGRNVGVYTANDSAYAAAIDLKKAGVNVAAIVDLRDNPTGPVIDEARALGIEVNFGRAVIRAGGKLRVSSMTVQPKNGGGERTIPVDAILMSAGWTPSVHLFSQSRGKVAFNDETKRFVPGTYAQDCISVGACNGTDGLSASVDEAYAAGAKAAKEAGAKDSSVKAGKGTKPKVDASESWSRGMLGAAPGAGPDKTVKAFVDFQNDVTAKDIRQAVHEGMRSIEHVKRFTTNGMATDQGKTSNMHGLAIAAETLGKPIPEVGLTTFRAPYTPVTFGAIVSHARGPLFDPTRRTAIHPWAEAQGAVFEDVGQWKRAWYFPKAGEDMHAAVDRECVAVRNKAGLFDASTLGKIEVVGPDAAKFMELLYTNPWEKLEPGRCRYGIMLREDGFIYDDGVVGRLAPDRFHVTTTTGGAPRVMNHMEDYLQTEFPHLNVWLTSITEQWAVIAVQGPKSRDIIAPLVEGIDMSDAALPHMSVREGKICGVPTRLFRMSFTGERGFEVNVPADYGQAVWEALWAEGQKHGATAYGTEAMHVLRAEKGYIIVGQDTDGTVTPNDAGLDWAVGKKKTDFVGIRGMMRPDLVAKGRKQLVGLKTKDPKVVLEEGAQIVEDPKQAIPMRMIGHVTSSYWSENCGRSIALALVAGGRDRMGDTLYVPMPNGVIEVEVTGMVFLDETGGRLNG